In Deltaproteobacteria bacterium GWC2_55_46, a single window of DNA contains:
- a CDS encoding phosphopentomutase gives MGLFDRAVVIVFDGLGAGEMPDASGYGDSGSDTIDNLSRAVGGLKVPNLSSLGLGRIDGVDTVTKAATPSGSFGRMREASPGKDTATGHWEMMGIVLDRPFPVFPEGFPPEVMERFARETGWGWLWNKTASGTEIIERLGEEHLKTRRLIVYTSADSVFQIAAHEEVIPVPELYRVCEKARKIADDYNIGRVIARPFTGRPGSFARLPARKDYAVPPPGETLLEKIKGAGLKVIGIGKIGDIFAHRGLTGEVHTISDDDGLDKTIEAMDSCAKGLVFTNLVDFDTLYGHRNDATGYGRALEHIDSRIPEVISRLGPRDILFITGDHGCDPTTPSTDHSREYVPLIVFGKGILPGVNLGTRATFADLGATIADSLGVDSPANGKTFLEMLIK, from the coding sequence ATGGGTCTGTTTGACCGGGCGGTCGTGATAGTCTTCGACGGCCTTGGGGCCGGGGAGATGCCTGACGCCTCCGGGTACGGGGACTCAGGCAGCGACACCATCGATAACCTCTCAAGGGCCGTGGGCGGGCTTAAAGTGCCGAACCTTTCCTCGCTGGGGCTGGGGCGGATCGACGGCGTGGACACGGTTACGAAGGCGGCTACACCTTCAGGCTCCTTCGGGCGCATGCGCGAGGCCTCACCCGGAAAGGATACCGCCACCGGACACTGGGAGATGATGGGGATAGTGCTGGACAGGCCCTTTCCAGTCTTTCCCGAGGGCTTCCCGCCTGAGGTGATGGAGAGGTTCGCAAGGGAGACGGGCTGGGGCTGGCTCTGGAACAAGACCGCCTCAGGCACCGAGATAATAGAGCGGCTCGGGGAAGAGCACCTGAAGACCCGCAGGCTCATCGTCTACACCTCTGCCGACAGCGTCTTCCAGATAGCCGCGCATGAGGAGGTCATACCCGTCCCCGAGCTTTACAGGGTCTGCGAGAAGGCGCGGAAGATAGCCGACGATTACAATATCGGCAGGGTCATAGCCCGCCCTTTTACCGGCAGGCCGGGAAGCTTCGCGAGGCTCCCGGCCAGGAAGGACTATGCGGTGCCTCCGCCTGGGGAAACGCTTCTTGAGAAGATAAAAGGCGCGGGCCTTAAAGTTATAGGCATCGGCAAGATAGGCGACATATTCGCGCACCGCGGCCTTACCGGAGAGGTCCATACGATAAGCGACGACGATGGCCTTGATAAGACGATAGAGGCCATGGACTCTTGCGCGAAAGGGCTCGTCTTCACCAACCTCGTTGACTTCGATACCCTCTACGGCCACAGGAACGACGCCACGGGCTATGGCCGCGCCCTTGAGCATATCGATTCAAGGATACCGGAGGTGATCTCCAGGCTCGGCCCCAGGGATATCCTCTTCATAACAGGGGACCACGGCTGCGACCCGACCACGCCATCAACAGACCATTCGAGGGAGTATGTGCCCCTTATAGTCTTTGGAAAGGGCATATTGCCGGGGGTCAACCTCGGCACAAGAGCAACGTTTGCGGACCTGGGCGCCACGATAGCGGATTCCCTTGGAGTCGATAGCCCCGCCAACGGAAAGACCTTCCTGGAAATGCTCATCAAGTAA